Genomic DNA from Macadamia integrifolia cultivar HAES 741 chromosome 6, SCU_Mint_v3, whole genome shotgun sequence:
AAtgtaatggaaataaaaaaaaaaaatacttctgTCTCAGAAATAGTTTTCTAGAACAGAAACATTACCGAACAAACCCTTGCACTGTGTTAAGAGTAACTCGTACTCGGAAAATCTAAACAGAGATCGGCGATTGTATCTTCAACGGAGAAAAGAGATTTAGGTAAGCGCCATGAAAGGCCTTCTTATTCTCTTCTGTCTTGTTCTCCCTCTGTGTGGTTTTACAGCTACAAGAGCTGAAGTGATAACGCTAACAGCGGATACCTTCTCCGACAAGGTAAAATCTGAGCTCAACTTGTTTTCCTTATCTTGTTCATATATTTATTCTTAATTTGATACCAGAGATCTGCTCGTTTCTTATCCCCTATAAAAATTAGGGTTATACTTTTACATCACAGAATCGCTTATGTTCTACAATTCTTTGCGTGTGCCGCTGAAAAATGTGTATTtcgctttttcttttttcctcgtAATTCTGTTTTTGGTTAGTTCAAAGTCGACCCGGACACACTGGATAGTTCAATTATTAGGCAGTCTGTGGAAATCATTGCTGTCTGAATGAAATTCCGTCGATTGGGATCATTGAAAACAATGTGGTTCAGATCCTTTTAACTCTAGAATCTATCCGGGTTTTGATATGTTCTACAACCTGCGTGAGCATTCTTGATAGTTCAAATGCAAGACTTCAATTCTGTGGATTGGCTTCATCCAAAACAATGCATTtcaatttctttaatttaagaACTTATTCCGAATTTGAAAAGGGTCCAATAACCTGCTTGAAAACTTTATATAGTTCAAGTTTTGGGCAACAGCAACCTCTTAAGATAATTGATGCAAGTTTAATTCCATCTACTGTGGTCACTTGAACAGTGCAAGTCATCTTGTAAGTTATAGAACACATTTTATGTTGAATAGGTTCTACAACCTGCTAAAACACTCAATAGCTCAAATCTGGGGCAGCCTTTTGAAATCACTGGTGCGAGAATTAATTCCATGGTTCATCCCAAATAGTGCTAACATTGGGTGATGATCTGTTGGcaggcctctctcaaaactctTATGCTGCTATAGGTCTCCTTATTAGGGTATTTATTTCCAACTTTTTCATGGTTAACTTGTGCTTGATTCTGGTAAGCTATGTTAATATTTAATGCCTTTGTTGCTGATTATTCCACATTTTATGGTGGTGGCATCTAGGATATATCACTCCCTGTGAAAAGTTCGAGAAAATTATAATAACGTGTTACTAGTTTCTGATAGGATATGTTATAGGCATCAATGTTATTTTTGGCATTATGACTTGTTGGTTTCCATGTTTGCAACTTTTTTTCTATGCTACTACCCACTAATTTACTTAAATGCTCTACTGTATGTCATTTAGGTCTTATAGGCATCAATGTCATTTTTGGCATTATGGCTTGTTGGTTTCCATGTTTGCAACTTTTTTCTATGCTAGTACCCTCTAATTTACTTAAATGCTGTATTGTATGTCATTTAGGTGAAGGAGAAGGATATTGTGTGGTTTGTGCAATTCTGTGTTCCTTGGTGTAAACATTGGTAAATATTCTATTCTTGTCTGATAGTTGCAATATCCAAAATAGAGTATGATATTTCTTTCTACTGTGTGACTACTGATCCTAGCAAAGTTTGGTTTCAGCAAGAATTTGGGTTCATTGTGGGAGGGCCTAGGAAGGgccatggaaggggaagatGCAATAGAGATAGGACAAGTTGACTGCTC
This window encodes:
- the LOC122081019 gene encoding protein disulfide isomerase-like 5-1, encoding MKGLLILFCLVLPLCGFTATRAEVITLTADTFSDKVKEKDIVWFVQFCVPWCKHCKNLGSLWEGLGRAMEGEDAIEIGQVDCSTSKPVCTKVDIHSYPTFKLFYDGEEVAKYQGSRDVESLKTFVLEAAEKAQLDSDKEL